One genomic segment of Pseudomonas sp. RU47 includes these proteins:
- a CDS encoding ornithine carbamoyltransferase gives MAFNIHNRNLLSLEHHTPRELRYLLDLSRDLKRAKYTGTEQQHLKGNNIALIFEKTSTRTRCAFEVAAYDQGANVTYIDPNSSQIGHKESMKDTARVLGRMYDAIEYRGFKQEIVEELAKFAGVPVFNGLTDEYHPTQMIADVLTMREHADKPIHEISYAYLGDARNNMGNSLLLVGAKLGMDVRICAPKALWPLDDLVERCHKYAEESGARITLTEDPKAAVKGVDFIHTDVWVSMGEPVEAWAERIQQLLPYQVNAELMKASGNPRTKFMHCLPAFHNSDTKVGKQIAEQYPHLKNGIEVTDDVFESPACIAFEQAENRMHTIKAILVSTLADL, from the coding sequence ATGGCTTTTAACATTCACAACCGTAACCTGCTCAGCCTGGAACACCACACCCCACGTGAGCTGCGTTACCTGCTCGACCTGTCCCGCGACCTCAAACGCGCGAAGTACACCGGCACCGAGCAGCAACACCTGAAGGGCAACAACATCGCCCTGATCTTCGAAAAAACCTCGACCCGCACCCGTTGCGCGTTCGAAGTGGCGGCCTATGACCAAGGTGCCAACGTCACCTACATCGACCCGAACTCCTCGCAGATCGGCCACAAGGAAAGCATGAAGGACACTGCCCGCGTGCTGGGGCGCATGTACGACGCTATCGAGTACCGTGGCTTCAAACAAGAAATCGTCGAAGAGCTGGCCAAGTTCGCCGGCGTACCAGTGTTCAACGGTCTGACCGATGAATATCACCCGACGCAAATGATCGCCGACGTGCTGACCATGCGTGAACACGCCGACAAGCCGATCCATGAGATCAGCTACGCCTACCTCGGCGATGCGCGCAACAACATGGGCAACTCGCTGCTGCTGGTCGGCGCCAAACTCGGCATGGACGTGCGTATCTGTGCACCGAAAGCGCTGTGGCCACTGGATGATCTGGTCGAGCGTTGCCACAAATATGCGGAAGAAAGCGGTGCGCGCATCACCCTCACTGAAGACCCGAAAGCCGCCGTCAAAGGCGTCGACTTCATTCACACCGACGTCTGGGTATCGATGGGCGAACCGGTGGAAGCCTGGGCCGAGCGTATCCAGCAACTGCTGCCGTACCAGGTCAACGCCGAGCTGATGAAAGCCTCCGGCAACCCGCGCACCAAGTTCATGCACTGCCTGCCGGCGTTCCACAACAGCGATACCAAAGTCGGCAAGCAAATCGCCGAACAGTATCCGCACCTGAAAAACGGCATCGAAGTGACCGACGACGTGTTCGAGTCGCCTGCCTGCATCGCCTTCGAGCAAGCGGAAAACCGCATGCACACGATCAAGGCGATTCTGGTTTCGACCCTGGCTGATCTGTAA
- the gcvH gene encoding glycine cleavage system protein GcvH: MSELRFTEDHEWLRTEADGSVTVGITAFAQNALGDVVFVQLPELQAYEKGAEAATVESVKAASGVYMPLDGDVLEVNPALEDAPELVNEDPLGEGWFFRFQPSDASAVAKLLDQDAYDRLIKAQAEA; encoded by the coding sequence ATGAGCGAGTTGCGTTTTACTGAAGATCACGAATGGCTGCGCACCGAAGCTGACGGCAGCGTTACTGTCGGCATCACCGCTTTCGCGCAGAACGCCTTGGGCGACGTGGTGTTCGTGCAACTGCCTGAGCTGCAGGCTTACGAAAAAGGCGCCGAAGCCGCCACCGTGGAATCGGTGAAAGCCGCCAGCGGCGTGTACATGCCCCTCGACGGCGACGTACTGGAAGTCAACCCGGCGCTGGAAGATGCCCCGGAACTGGTCAACGAAGATCCGCTGGGCGAAGGCTGGTTCTTCCGCTTCCAACCTAGCGACGCATCGGCCGTGGCCAAACTGCTCGACCAGGACGCCTACGACCGTCTGATCAAAGCCCAAGCCGAAGCCTGA
- a CDS encoding DUF5064 family protein: protein MAQFEPGHLHIERHALTDDDVNYNVHLDYEVFTDPSKGKGIQFTLHGSMQGKDMKETFFLPKEEAYNFARDVTRIAEKYGIPKAHSQIGSVHKHYDLMFEDIRQKLNMQSGDPVNLEHFE from the coding sequence ATGGCCCAATTCGAACCTGGTCATTTGCATATCGAGCGGCACGCGTTGACCGACGATGACGTCAATTACAACGTACACCTCGACTATGAAGTGTTTACCGATCCTTCGAAAGGCAAAGGAATACAGTTCACCCTGCATGGCAGCATGCAGGGCAAGGACATGAAGGAAACGTTTTTCCTGCCCAAGGAAGAGGCTTACAACTTCGCCCGTGACGTGACCCGCATCGCCGAGAAGTACGGGATTCCAAAGGCTCACAGCCAGATCGGTTCTGTGCACAAGCATTACGACCTGATGTTTGAAGACATTCGGCAGAAGTTGAATATGCAATCCGGGGATCCGGTCAATCTTGAGCATTTCGAATAA
- a CDS encoding sigma-54-dependent transcriptional regulator: MRIHVSFIDRVGITQEVLAILGGRNLNLDAVEMIPPNVYIDAPTLSPQVLEELKDALFRVLGVEAVTVVDILPGQRRHLQLDALLAAMTDPVLALDSAGKVLLANPALIAIYGREPAGESVSELFNDPALLDTLLEHGFRLPLREITVNGQTLLLDATPITDAGALLTLYQPNRIGEQLSALHHDHAEGFDALLGESPAIRTLKARAQRVAALDAPLLIQGETGTGKELVARACHAISTRHSAPFLALNCAALPENLAESELFGYAPGAFTGAARGGKPGLMELANQGTVFLDEIGEMSPYLQAKLLRFLNDGSFRRVGGDREVKVNVRILSATHRDLEKMVSEGLFREDLFYRLNVLNVEVPPLRERGQDILLLARYFMQQACAQIQRPVCRLAPGTYPALLGNRWPGNVRQLQNVIFRAAAICESSLVDIGDLDIAGTSVARQTDSDVDSLEQAVEAFERSLLEKLYVSYPSTRQLASRLQTSHTAIAHRLRKYGIPNKP; encoded by the coding sequence ATGCGTATCCACGTCAGCTTCATCGACCGCGTCGGCATCACCCAGGAAGTCCTGGCTATCCTCGGCGGGCGTAATCTCAATCTGGATGCGGTGGAGATGATCCCGCCGAACGTCTACATCGACGCGCCGACCCTCAGCCCACAAGTGCTCGAAGAGCTGAAAGATGCATTGTTTCGCGTGCTCGGCGTGGAAGCGGTGACCGTGGTCGACATCCTCCCCGGCCAGCGTCGGCACTTGCAGCTTGATGCATTGCTGGCGGCGATGACCGATCCGGTTTTGGCGCTCGACAGCGCCGGCAAAGTGCTGCTGGCCAACCCGGCACTAATAGCGATCTACGGTCGCGAACCCGCCGGTGAAAGTGTCTCTGAACTGTTCAACGATCCGGCCCTGCTCGACACCTTGCTCGAACACGGCTTCCGTTTGCCACTGCGCGAAATTACCGTCAACGGTCAGACCTTGCTGCTCGACGCCACGCCGATCACCGACGCTGGCGCGCTGTTGACCTTGTATCAACCGAACCGCATCGGCGAACAACTCTCGGCACTGCACCACGACCATGCCGAAGGTTTTGACGCGCTGCTCGGTGAGTCGCCTGCAATCCGCACCCTCAAGGCACGCGCGCAAAGAGTCGCCGCCCTCGACGCCCCCCTGCTGATCCAAGGCGAAACCGGCACCGGTAAAGAACTGGTTGCCCGTGCCTGCCACGCCATCAGCACTCGGCACAGTGCACCGTTTCTCGCTCTCAACTGCGCAGCGTTGCCAGAGAACCTCGCCGAAAGCGAATTGTTCGGCTACGCCCCCGGTGCTTTCACAGGAGCAGCGCGCGGCGGCAAACCGGGGCTGATGGAACTGGCCAACCAAGGCACAGTGTTTCTTGATGAGATCGGCGAGATGTCGCCGTATTTGCAGGCCAAGCTGCTGCGTTTCTTGAACGATGGCAGCTTCCGCCGCGTGGGCGGTGATCGTGAAGTGAAGGTCAACGTGCGCATCCTCAGCGCGACCCATCGCGATCTGGAAAAAATGGTCAGCGAAGGCTTGTTCCGCGAAGACCTGTTCTATCGCCTCAACGTGCTCAACGTCGAAGTGCCGCCGCTGCGTGAGCGCGGGCAGGACATTCTGTTGCTGGCACGCTATTTCATGCAGCAGGCTTGTGCGCAAATTCAGCGCCCGGTCTGCCGTCTCGCCCCGGGGACTTACCCGGCGCTGCTCGGCAATCGCTGGCCGGGCAACGTACGACAATTGCAGAACGTGATCTTCCGCGCGGCAGCGATTTGCGAGAGCAGCCTGGTCGATATCGGCGATCTCGACATTGCCGGTACCTCGGTGGCGCGGCAGACCGACAGCGACGTCGACAGCCTCGAACAAGCGGTCGAAGCGTTCGAGCGATCGCTGCTGGAAAAACTCTACGTCAGCTACCCCTCGACCCGCCAACTGGCCAGCCGCCTGCAAACTTCGCACACCGCCATCGCCCATCGCCTGCGCAAATACGGCATCCCCAACAAACCCTGA
- the arcC gene encoding carbamate kinase, translating into MRIVVALGGNALLRRGEPMTADNQRANIRIATEQIAKIHPGNQLVIAHGNGPQVGLLSLQAAAYTSVTPYPLDVLGAETEGMIGYIIEQELGNLLDFEVPFATLLTQVEVDAKDPAFQNPTKPIGPVYDKAEAEKLAAEKGWAIAPDGDKFRRVVASPRPKRIFEIRPIKWLLDKGSIVICAGGGGIPTMYDENRNLKGIEAVIDKDLCSSLLAEQLEADLLVIATDVNAAFIDYGKPTQKAIAEAHPDELERLGFAAGSMGPKVQAACEFARHTGKVAVIGSLADIEAIVQGTAGTRVTTAKPGITYR; encoded by the coding sequence ATGCGTATCGTCGTAGCTCTGGGCGGTAACGCCCTGCTCCGCCGTGGTGAACCGATGACCGCTGACAATCAGCGCGCCAACATCCGCATCGCCACCGAGCAAATCGCCAAGATCCATCCCGGCAATCAACTGGTTATCGCCCACGGCAATGGCCCGCAAGTCGGCCTGCTGTCGTTGCAAGCGGCGGCCTACACCTCCGTCACCCCTTACCCGCTGGACGTGCTCGGTGCCGAAACCGAAGGCATGATCGGCTACATCATCGAACAGGAACTGGGCAACCTGCTCGACTTCGAAGTGCCGTTCGCCACCCTGCTCACTCAGGTCGAAGTCGACGCCAAAGATCCGGCCTTCCAGAACCCGACCAAACCCATCGGCCCGGTCTACGACAAGGCCGAAGCAGAAAAACTCGCCGCTGAAAAAGGCTGGGCGATTGCCCCGGATGGCGATAAATTCCGCCGCGTGGTGGCCAGCCCACGACCAAAACGCATCTTCGAAATACGCCCGATCAAGTGGCTGCTGGACAAGGGCAGCATCGTGATTTGCGCCGGTGGCGGCGGGATTCCGACCATGTACGACGAGAACCGTAATCTCAAAGGCATCGAGGCGGTGATCGACAAGGACCTGTGCTCGTCGCTGCTCGCCGAGCAACTGGAAGCCGACCTGCTGGTGATCGCCACCGACGTCAACGCGGCGTTCATCGACTACGGCAAACCAACGCAGAAAGCCATTGCCGAAGCGCACCCGGATGAACTCGAACGCCTCGGTTTCGCCGCTGGCTCCATGGGGCCGAAGGTGCAGGCAGCCTGCGAATTCGCGCGCCATACTGGCAAGGTCGCGGTGATCGGTTCGCTGGCGGATATCGAAGCGATTGTCCAGGGTACTGCCGGTACGCGTGTGACCACCGCGAAGCCGGGCATCACTTATCGATAA